A genomic stretch from Telopea speciosissima isolate NSW1024214 ecotype Mountain lineage chromosome 7, Tspe_v1, whole genome shotgun sequence includes:
- the LOC122667580 gene encoding 60S ribosomal protein L28-2-like, translating into MTSVPGPLIWEIVKKNNSFLVKEFGNGTASVRFSKESNNLYNVSSFKHSGLANKKTVSIQPAGKDLSVMLATSKTKKQNKPANSLHKSVMKNEFRRMAKSVINQVADNYYRPDLKNAALARLSAVQRSLRVSKSGAKKRNRQGVKVCGRK; encoded by the exons ATGACTAGTGTTCCTGGTCCTTTGATTTGGGAGATCGTGAAGAAGAACAACTCGTTTCTCGTCAAGGAGTTTGGGAATGGGACTGCTAGTGTGCGATTCAGTAAGGAGAGCAACAATCTCTATAACGTTAGCTCCTTCAAGCACTCAG GGCTTGCAAACAAGAAGACAGTTTCGATTCAACCTGCTGGCAAAGATCTTTCTGTGATGCTTGCGACGTCCAAGACGAAGAAGCAGAACAAGCCTGCAAATTCTCTCCACAAATCCGTCATGAAGAACGAATTCCGTAGGATGGCTAAGTCTGTTATCAACCAG GTTGCAGATAACTACTACAGGCCAGACCTGAAGAATGCGGCCCTAGCAAGGCTTAGTGCTGTGCAGAGGAGCCTCAGGGTTAGCAAATCAGGTGCCAAGAAAAGGAACAGGCAGGGGGTTAAGGTCTGCGGTAGAAAGTGA
- the LOC122667579 gene encoding uncharacterized protein At1g51745-like, translating to MRTISKRKTKAIDASVGGLVWVRRRNGSWWPGRIMGLDELPESCLVSPRSGTPVKLLGREDASVDWYNLEKSKRVKAFHCGEYDECIEKAKASADNLSKKVVKYARREDAILHALELESACQVNKEQDFHSRKDGSAVMEHDYWVGESQKMFGLRTEKEFVAGKVSTAEGSSTQELSQSGLSFEDPNYISSSKLHSMQKKREKTPNDSEDDGTERTKRMRGLEDLGMVVVSKRNSSICHTEVSHELVQLDGASLSESNIGNSFSNGSPVNSSRDYGLSLRKRQSQVANVYESLKRKNRRRPLTKVLQSTAMVAVPVVCDQGASPGGSSLRGLTDSRDFVLESTESKKTSVSVVTNNNSDSTVVSGEKETSFNASDHTCDAGVDGLPFHSEMRDNEFSSASEFPDNDCSDSLFDVPFVREGKHTGGLSPSFASFSSRKLQSGAVAGESSPYSQVRTISLRTDGLDESGSTSIVARVNNASRRIEKATSKWQLKGKRNSRNLSKTVNKYLDSRRPRDSNDQSDAYLGGIQQIDEFPASYGRKVEVGTFGRSRLDPEGLGDRSHNWSSEISHREIQIGHPRYLDSSKYERLKLGSRDVTILKTDGKGRQSFSHEKSVTHKRSEEPFLARHMPISSLTTQRLLPQFQSHFTSYSRYQIADAPIRRFSGDCSLYDVKLDVRASYRGQHVPLVSLMSKLNGKAIIGHPITVEVVDDGYCDLLMSNYDCCPARSSCDLYDAPQENMLDQSTDVPNKSLLLDGEERTDGVLQALTSRSVQSHVGYPRNPVKHFNGQPTLSPKKFPKIRKGGILSKKTRRLSSFTVTHEPGEDKRNPVVEKLRGPDIACVPLKVVFSRINEAVNCSAHRGLTCSGP from the exons ATGAGGACTATCAGCAAGCGAAAAACGAAAGCAATAGATGCGTCCGTCGGAGGTCTGGTTTGGGTTAGGCGTCGAAATGGGTCATGGTGGCCTGGCCGGATAATGGGTCTCGATGAATTGCCAGAGAGTTGCTTGGTTTCGCCGAGATCGGGGACTCCTGTGAAGCTCCTGGGAAGAGAGGACGCTAGCGT GGACTGGTATAATCTTGAAAAGTCCAAGAGGGTGAAAGCATTTCACTGTGGGGAGTATGATGAGTGCATTGAAAAAGCAAAGGCATCTGCAGATAATCTTAGCAAGAAAGTTGTGAAATATGCTCGCCGGGAAGATGCCATTCTTCATGCCCTTGAGCTTGAAAGTGCTTGCCAAGTGAACAAAGAACAGGATTTTCACTCCCGAAAGGATGGATCGGCTGTTATGGAACATGATTACTGGGTTGGAGAATCACAAAAGATGTTTGGTCTGCGCACAGAAAAGGAGTTTGTGGCGGGGAAAGtgagtactgctgaaggaagttCAACACAAGAATTGTCTCAATCTGGTTTATCATTTGAAGATCCAAATTACATAAGTAGCTCTAAGTTACACTCAAtgcagaaaaagagagaaaaaacccCCAATGATTCAGAGGATGATGGAACTGAAAGAACGAAGCGTATGAGAGGTCTTGAGGACCTCGGGATGGTAGTTGTATCAAAAAGAAACTCCAGTATTTGTCACACTGAAGTGTCACATGAGCTAGTTCAACTAGATGGTGCTTCACTCAGTGAGTCTAATATTGGTAATAGTTTCTCTAATGGAAGTCCTGTCAATAGCAGCAGGGATTACGGCTTATCCTTAAGAAAAAGACAATCACAGGTGGCCAATGTTTATGAAAGCttgaaaaggaaaaatcgccGTCGTCCACTAACAAAGGTTTTGCAGAGTACAGCCATGGTGGCTGTTCCTGTTGTTTGTGATCAAGGTGCCAGTCCAGGTGGATCATCTCTTCGAGGATTAACAGACAGCAGGGATTTTGTGCTAGAATCAACAGAGTCAAAAAAGACAAGCGTTTCAGTGGTAACAAATAATAATTCAGACAGTACTGTGGTTTCAGGTGAGAAGGAAACCTCATTTAATGCTTCTGATCACACTTGTGATGCCGGAGTTGATGGTCTTCCATTTCATTCTGAAATGAGGGATAATGAATTTTCCAGTGCTTCAGAATTCCCTGATAACGATTGTTCCGACAGCTTATTTGATGTGCCATTTGTTAGGGAGGGAAAACATACTGGAG GTTTATCTCCTTCGTTTGCATCATTTTCATCCAGAAAGCTTCAATCTGGTGCTGTAGCAGGGGAATCTAGTCCTTACTCTCAAGTTCGAACCATATCCTTAAGAACTGATGGTCTTGATGAGTCTGGTTCCACTAGTATAGTTGCTCGTGTTAATAATGCTAGCCGGAGGATAGAAAAAGCTACATCAAAGTGGCAGTtgaaagggaagagaaattcAAGGAACCTGAGTAAAACAGTGAACAAATATTTGGACTCAAGGAGACCCAGAGACAGCAATGATCAGTCAGATGCTTATTTGGGGGGTATACAGCAGATAGATGAATTTCCTGCAAGCTATGGTCGAAAAGTTGAGGTTGGCACCTTTGGCCGATCCAGATTGGATCCAGAAGGCCTGGGGGATAGGTCCCATAATTGGAGCAGTGAAATTTCTCATAGGGAAATTCAGATAGGACATCCCCGTTACTTGGATTCCAGCAAATATGAGAGACTGAAATTGGGAAGTAGAGATGTCACAATCTTGAAAACAGACGGGAAAGGAAGGCAATCTTTTTCTCATGAGAAATCTGTGACACATAAGAGAAGTGAAGAGCCATTCTTGGCAAGGCATATGCCTATttcttctctgacaactcaaagGTTACTTCCCCAGTTCCAATCTCATTTTACATCATACTCCAGATATCAGATTGCAGATGCACCCATTAGAAGATTTTCTGGTGATTGTTCCTTATATGATGTAAAGCTGGATGTGCGGGCTAGCTACCGGGGTCAGCATGTACCTCTGGTTTCACTCATGAGCAAATTGAATGGTAAAGCTATTATAGGTCATCCCATTACAGTTGAGGTGGTTGACGATGGTTACTGCGATCTCCTAATGAGTAATTATGACTGTTGCCCGGCACGTAGCAGTTGTGATTTATATGATGCCCCACAAGAAAATATGTTAGACCAATCAACAGACGTTCCTAATAAATCATTGCTTCTGGATGGGGAGGAAAGAACTGATGGTGTTTTGCAAGCTCTTACCAGTAGGTCAGTTCAGTCCCATGTGGGGTATCCCAGGAACCCTGTGAAGCATTTCAATGGCCAACCCACTTTATCTCCTAAAAAGTTTCCCAAGATTAGGAAAGGTGGGATTCTGTCAAAGAAGACTCGCAGATTGTCTTCATTCACTGTTACTCATGAGCCAGGTGAGGACAAGAGAAATCCAGTTGTTGAGAAGCTGAGGGGACCTGATATTGCCTGTGTTCCCCTGAAGGTTGTGTTCAGTAGGATAAATGAAGCTGTTAACTGTTCAGCACATCGTGGCCTGACCTGTAGCGGCCCATGA